From the Bacillus tuaregi genome, one window contains:
- a CDS encoding putative bifunctional diguanylate cyclase/phosphodiesterase: protein MKPPALSVTSDLFDQIAANVFITNQNGCILTVNSFYLNRSGYTLEEVIGHTIQDFIEGLDHPNGDLQEEVRLKIKGKRAVLQQLLVNPRNRTVTAEPYTIWLLKDFQVCGYDSLTNLPNRHLMNQEIQRAIVQAQKNKSIFAVLFLDLDRFKFVNDTLGHSYGDDLLQEVSVRIRKAIGTNHTISRMGGDEFVCLLEEIENGREAEEVARRIIDQFSLPFLLKETDLYMTTSIGISLYPFDGDEADVLITNADSAMYGAKKKGRNQYSKAKVEWNAGGYEKLLLENSLRQAIKENQFVLHFQPQIQVKKNQIMSMEALIRWNHPDLGLLMPGEFIPIAEESGLILQIGDWVLRTACEKMKQWLYHGNPPIRVAVNLAAGQFLQRNFVEKVRQILVDTSLDASYLELEITENMVMNDVKTGIQVLRQLKQLGVYISIDDFGTGYSSLNYLKELTVDTLKIDRSFIFDIEKNPNSVVLTKAITALAHDLKLNVVAEGVETYKQLSLVKQCSCDTIQGYYFTKPLSYEETVSYIQSYEKSGGRLQHLL from the coding sequence ATGAAACCACCCGCCCTTTCAGTAACCAGCGATCTGTTCGATCAGATAGCAGCAAATGTATTCATCACGAATCAGAACGGATGTATTCTAACTGTAAATTCATTCTATTTAAATAGGAGCGGTTATACTCTTGAGGAGGTTATCGGTCATACCATTCAAGACTTTATAGAGGGGCTGGATCATCCAAATGGGGATTTGCAAGAAGAGGTGAGGCTGAAAATAAAAGGGAAACGTGCGGTACTCCAACAACTTCTAGTTAATCCAAGAAACCGGACTGTGACAGCAGAACCCTATACCATTTGGCTCTTGAAGGACTTTCAAGTATGCGGATACGATTCCTTAACCAATCTGCCCAATCGTCACCTGATGAATCAAGAGATACAGAGAGCAATCGTTCAAGCACAGAAAAACAAATCAATTTTTGCTGTATTATTTTTGGATTTGGATCGCTTTAAATTTGTCAATGATACATTGGGGCATTCATATGGTGATGATTTACTGCAGGAGGTCTCGGTGCGGATTAGAAAGGCCATTGGGACAAATCATACAATTTCCCGTATGGGTGGTGATGAATTTGTGTGCCTGCTGGAAGAAATTGAGAATGGACGTGAGGCAGAGGAAGTAGCGAGAAGAATCATTGATCAATTTTCCTTGCCGTTTCTTTTAAAAGAAACAGACCTTTATATGACCACAAGTATTGGAATCAGTTTGTACCCATTTGATGGTGACGAAGCGGATGTTCTGATTACCAATGCTGATTCTGCGATGTACGGTGCGAAGAAAAAGGGCAGGAATCAATATTCTAAAGCAAAGGTTGAATGGAATGCCGGGGGCTATGAAAAACTACTACTTGAAAACAGTTTGCGACAAGCAATAAAGGAGAATCAATTTGTCCTACACTTTCAGCCGCAAATACAGGTAAAGAAGAACCAAATTATGTCTATGGAGGCATTAATCCGTTGGAATCATCCAGATTTAGGACTCCTGATGCCCGGAGAATTTATTCCAATCGCAGAGGAAAGTGGATTAATCCTGCAAATCGGTGACTGGGTATTACGAACTGCTTGCGAAAAAATGAAACAGTGGCTTTATCATGGAAATCCGCCGATTCGAGTGGCAGTTAATTTAGCAGCCGGACAGTTTCTCCAAAGAAATTTTGTGGAAAAAGTAAGACAAATCCTGGTGGATACGTCTTTGGATGCCTCTTATCTGGAGCTTGAGATAACAGAAAATATGGTCATGAACGATGTTAAGACAGGGATTCAAGTCCTTCGCCAATTAAAGCAGCTAGGTGTCTATATTTCGATTGATGACTTTGGTACAGGTTATTCCTCACTTAATTATTTAAAGGAATTGACGGTCGATACATTAAAAATTGACCGTTCATTTATCTTTGATATTGAAAAAAATCCTAACAGTGTGGTTTTAACAAAGGCCATTACCGCTCTCGCACATGATTTAAAATTGAACGTCGTTGCAGAAGGAGTTGAAACCTACAAACAACTATCACTCGTAAAACAATGCTCTTGTGATACTATACAAGGCTATTATTTCACAAAGCCCCTTAGCTATGAAGAAACGGTATCGTATATACAAAGCTATGAAAAAAGTGGAGGGCGACTCCAACACCTTCTTTGA